The DNA segment GGAAGAAGTCCtctagaaaaatcaacaaaaagaaGTGATCTAGGTAGAAAGAGTATGTGAAGAACAAAACAATAAAGCACAACCATCCCTACATCTACATCGCTGTTTGTTGTAGCTAATTAGTATTTATTCCTGAGAAAGGATGCAATAGATTCTGTGGTTCTCATATAGGATCgccaattaagaaaaaaaacaaattttcatatatCCATGGCTGTGGCCGGAGAGAGCAGCTTCCATTTATGGAGCTGTTGGAGTATGatgctgatgatgatgataatagGATCAAGTGTAAAAGGAGAAGTATTACCAGGGTTAGGTGTGAATTGGGGAAACATAGCATCTCACCCATTGAATCCAAACATAGTAGTGAATATGTTGAAAGATAATGGAATTAAAAAAGTAAAGCTATTTGATGCAGATGATTGGACTGTAAGTTCCTTTGCTGGTACAGGCATTCAAGTTATGGTTGCTATTCCTAATAATATGCTTTCAATCATGGCTCGTGATTATGATAATGCACATGATTGGgtcaaagaaaatgtcacccgTCATCTTAAACCTAATGGAGGTGCTGATATCaggtttctttctttctttcttttttattcattctCAAAGtagattttttaattaatgtgaATGAATATAGATATGTGGCGGTCGGGAATGAACCTTTCTTGAAAGCGTACAATGGATCATTTGATAAAACAACGTTTCCAGCATTGAAGAACATCCAAAAAGCTCTTGATTCAGCTAAAGTTGGAGACAAAATTAAAGCTGTGGTTCCATTGAATGCTGATGTTTACGAAGGAGATAAACCATCCCAAGGAGATTTTCGAAAAGATGTAAAGGTCATGATGATGGAGATTGTCAACTTTCTTTCTCAAAATAACGCACCTTTTGTTGTTAACATTTATCCTTTCATCAGTCTACACCAAACCGCAGGATTCCCTTTCGGATACGCCTTTTTCGATGGCGGTAGTTCTCCCATTCGTGACAAAAACATCGCTTACTACAACGTTTTCGATGCAAATTTCGATACTCTTGTATGGACACTGAAGAAGAACGGTCATCCTAACATGAAAATTATTGTTGGTGAAGCTGGTTGGCCAACTGACGGTGCAATGTACGGAAGTCAAACATACGCCAAGAAATTCTACGACGGTTTGCTGAAAAAACTGGCTTCAAAGAAAGGAACACCACTCCGGCCAGGTCCACTTGAGGTTTATCTATTTAGCTTAACAGATGAGAATAAGAAGAGTACTCAACCGGGGAGCTTCGAGAGGCATTGGGGGATATTTGGATACGACGGAAAACCTAAGTTCCCGATGGATTTAACAGGGAAAGGGAATGATAAGACGTTGATAGGAGCAAAAGGAGTTGAATATTTGCCTAGTCAATGGTGTATTCTTGATAAGAGTAAGAAGAGAAGGGACAAATTACCAGGTGAGATTGATTATGCATGTTCGTTATCAGATTGCACAAGCTTATCATATGGATCTTCGTGCAGTCATTTGGATCTAGATGGGAATTATTCATATGCTTTCAATATGTATTTTCAAATGAGTGATCAAGATGCTGAGGCTTGTGATTTTGGTGGTATGGCTACTGTTGTTAAACAAAATGCTTCTAAGGGAACTTGCCTTTTTCCTATTCAAATTATCAGCCATGGAGAGACCCTCAACTTAGGGTTTTGGACTATTGTTTTTCTAGCTTTTGTATTTCCACTCTTCATCTTTATGTGATCTACTTTTGTAATGTCAACACCATTATTACAAATCAAATTTTACCACCCACTAAATCTTACTAACTTTTGCCTAACctttcattttttaatatatagaattctgtttcaaaataaaaatatattgagtTCATTAATTAGTATAAAACTGGTTCTTATTGAATAATAaaactatagtttttatttagataaataCTGAAATAAAAGACACGTCAATATCAACTTATAGTAAACATCCTCTATACAGAAATTTGCAAACTGATCAACTGTAGTAACATATAGAGTCTCAGAAAAACTACATGTACACTTGTTTCGAATCAAGTGATAATCAATGTCTATATGTTTGGATTGTTCATGGAACACTGGATGATGTAAATTGCAACTATTATCATAATGTAATGGAATTAGCAGGGGCACTTTAACCTGAAATTCTTGTAACAAAAAAACTCAACCATTTTAATTCACACATTGTTGTTGTCATTTCTCGATACTGTGCCTCATGAGCGACGGGTAAATTAGATATGTGATGTACAATCTTTACTATATTCACACTTTCatatacaaccttcaattttgcatacTAAAATGTACGATTTTATGGACGACCTCTACACCATGAAAAATTACTAGTCAAACCTGCTAtgtcacttttttttttcaactccTTCCTTAAAAAACATAGGACCCACCTTATGTTGAATTGACATCATACTCTCTCCTTTATCCTTTCTCTTAATTCCTCACTCTTTAGatcatctccaagagactcttagttcACTCTCTAAAATAataggcttaataggcacccaaccccctaaacttgtaacttttttcacctggccccctcaactctccaaaaacatcacatacagccccttacacccctatgttcggtcaaaatattgactcgTGTAGAAAACatgcttgactgttgaccacaccaatgccacgtggcattttttattaaattttttcatTGAGACCCCTACTCGGCGAGCaactaccagagatggatttTGATCAGAATTCTTATACCAgatggaaaattttaataaaaaagtcacacgtgacattggtgtgATCAACAGTCAAGcgtgttttctacacgggtcaatattttgatcgaacataggggtgtaagaggctgtatgtgatgtttttggagagtttagggggttgagaggttgttccctaagttgagggggccaggtgaaaaaaagttacaagtttagggggctgggtgcctattaagccaaaataatataaacaattaactCTTGCTAATTTAAGGGGTGACTAATACATATGTTTGGTaaatagctgttagctgattatattagttattagtTGATTACCCTTTTTGTTAGCTGATTGTGTAAAATTATTTggtaaaaatgacaaataagtaCATTACCATTTTATCGTTATATTTTATTTGGGGGTTAAAGGAtagtaattaggggtaaaaacatccatcaaaagagatggaacaataagctaattgaaaaagcccATAAACcggttttttcaaaattatctttttggatccaataaactctttcaaaccTCTATTCACCAAACACTATTATTAgatgtttgactagtcaaagCTCTAAAGTGCCTCAAACCTCTTTACCAAATTCTCATATCTGCTCCTTAATtactattttatcattaaaattattcttaTATTTACCTATAGTGAGAGGAAAGAGACtccttaataataaattattaacaaaaaaagaaacaagAAGGGCACTGAGAGTGGAGAGAGACTTTCTAGACTCTTAGGTATCGTTTGGTTCAcggaatggaatggaatagaatgaCTATTCCAAaggaatggaatagaaattccTTAGGAATAACTAGGGTAAATTTCACttatggtgtacaacctttaccctatttcacattttggtgtacaactttcaatttgtctcactaatatgtacgaacttagggATGACTTACCACTATAGTGTACAGCCGGTGAAAATGACTGGTCAACCCGAATGTCAACATGCCACATCATCCGtctgaccggtcaaaaagtcaataTTTAATCACTTAACACAAAATTACatctatactttttttttttattattattattatttccatTATTCTCTCTGACTCTCTATTTTGTACCTCTGCATCAATGGTCTCTTGTAACTCAAATCGGAACCAGGCCCAGCTGCGACAAATACTGCGGCTGATATTTTCTCACGGAACTTCTCGAAGATTCGCCAGGAATTCAAGCAACGGCTCATAGAAATCCGAAAAGGATCGGAGCTCCTCCAACTTCTTCAGATTCACCCATGAAGTTGCCATATCCAGAGCAGAAACTTTGTGGCCCGCCGATTTTAGAAGAGATGAAACCTTGTACCAGCACCAAGCTCCATGACAGGCTCCATAGATTAGCACAAAGTGTCTCTGTTCTCCACCACTCTGCATTTCCTTCTTTGGTATGAACTACAAATTTCCCAAATTCAGCAAAGATCAGAATAAAGATAAGATTTGGTTAAATTGTGATTATTCAAAAGTTGGGGCGATTGAAAATTCAGCGGGTGAATACAACTTTTTGCAAAAGTTCATCCAACAActaatgtattaaaaaaaaagaaaaataaataaagctaaAATTGGTTTATGCATGTTATCTGGCTCCAACTTGAGCACACACAGggacaaatatatatatatatatatatatatatatatatatatatattatatactatACCCACCTACAATTTATTCTTATGATTCTAAACCAATTCTTATGCTTTCCAACCTCATATTATTCATATAATTTGGATTTGGACCCATTTCAACTGAACTCCCACTACTACACTGAGTTTAAATTGCACAAACTTTATAGTTTATCGCACTGAAAATGAACTTATTTTCCCACTCTCCATTTTCTCAAAAGCTGTGCGATTTGGCCAATGAGACaaaggccctgtttgggaattagttgttagctgttagctgattacattagctgttagctgttagctgattatattagctgatttgactagctgatt comes from the Euphorbia lathyris chromosome 5, ddEupLath1.1, whole genome shotgun sequence genome and includes:
- the LOC136231367 gene encoding glucan endo-1,3-beta-glucosidase 8-like, with the translated sequence MMMIIGSSVKGEVLPGLGVNWGNIASHPLNPNIVVNMLKDNGIKKVKLFDADDWTVSSFAGTGIQVMVAIPNNMLSIMARDYDNAHDWVKENVTRHLKPNGGADIRYVAVGNEPFLKAYNGSFDKTTFPALKNIQKALDSAKVGDKIKAVVPLNADVYEGDKPSQGDFRKDVKVMMMEIVNFLSQNNAPFVVNIYPFISLHQTAGFPFGYAFFDGGSSPIRDKNIAYYNVFDANFDTLVWTLKKNGHPNMKIIVGEAGWPTDGAMYGSQTYAKKFYDGLLKKLASKKGTPLRPGPLEVYLFSLTDENKKSTQPGSFERHWGIFGYDGKPKFPMDLTGKGNDKTLIGAKGVEYLPSQWCILDKSKKRRDKLPGEIDYACSLSDCTSLSYGSSCSHLDLDGNYSYAFNMYFQMSDQDAEACDFGGMATVVKQNASKGTCLFPIQIISHGETLNLGFWTIVFLAFVFPLFIFM